The following are encoded together in the Montipora capricornis isolate CH-2021 chromosome 5, ASM3666992v2, whole genome shotgun sequence genome:
- the LOC138048794 gene encoding mitotic spindle assembly checkpoint protein MAD2A-like, with product MAATKQESKAITLKGSAELVTEYFGFAINNILYQRGIYSATSFKREQHYDLTLFICEDKDLQEYLSTVLKQLKDWLEQSTLQRLVMVITEVNTEEVLERWQFEIQCENAEKEATTDKKQPAKKPKGKKDIQREIRDVIRQITASVTFLPLLERKCAFDLLAYTNLDQDIPDSWEESQARIIAKSEEVRLRSFSTTIHKVDTMVSYKADE from the exons atggcgGCAACGAAGCAAGAAAGCAAAGCGATCACGTTGAAAGGGTCTGCCGAATTAGTGACAGAATACTTTG GTTTTGCTATAAACAA CATATTATATCAAAGAGGAATATATTCTGCTACATCTTTTAAGAGAGAGCAACATTATGACTTGACGCTGTTCATTTGTGAAGACAAGGATTTACAAGAATACTTGTCAACAGTACTAAAACAGCTTAAAG ACTGGCTTGAGCAAAGTACATTGCAACGTCTTGTCATGGTGATTACAGAAGTGAACACAGAGGAAGTATTAGAGAGATGGCAGTTTGAAATCCAGTGTGAGAATGCCGAAAAGGAGGCCACAACAGACAAGAAACAACCAGCAAA AAAACCTAAAGGCAAAAAGGACATTCAGAGGGAAATAAGAGATGTAATTCGACAGATAACAGCCAGTGTGACTTTCCTTCCACTTCTTGAGAGAAAAT GTGCATTTGACCTCCTTGCATACACCAACCTCGACCAAGACATTCCTGACAGCTGGGAGGAATCGCAAGCGAGGATCATTGCAAAGTCGGAAGAAGTGCGACTGAGGTCATTTTCGACGACTATTCACAAAGTTGACACAATGGTGTCATACAAAGCAGACGAGTGA